One genomic region from Fictibacillus marinisediminis encodes:
- a CDS encoding NCS2 family permease, translated as MSAAGKSTSGKSSSLDRFFKLTERKTNTKTEILAGITTFLTMSYIIFVNPSILADAGIPKEAALAATIYGSVFCTLLMALWANFPVAVAPGMGLNAFFTYTVVLGAGLTWQTALGAVFISGMVFFLLTITGVRQKIVDGVPALLKSSISVGIGLFIAFIGLKNSGIVVSNKETFVSLGQITETGPLLALFGLLAASFLMAKKKKGALLISILLTTVVAMITGFIDYPHAAKDVASFSLPSLSDTFLAMDLKGAFAYGILSILFSFTIVELFDNLATLIGLSSKAGLADENGKIENLDRALQADAIGTMASAAMGGTVMNAYVENATGISEGGRTGLTALTAGILFFLTLLFAPLIAFVPSVATAPILILVGALMLSEIKAISFNDYTDVIPAFLTIILMPLTFSIAQGLAFGFISYTILKLTTGKHKELHWMMYLISIAFIINFIWGSH; from the coding sequence ATGTCAGCGGCAGGAAAAAGCACATCAGGCAAAAGCTCATCTCTGGACAGATTTTTTAAGTTAACTGAAAGAAAGACGAACACAAAGACTGAAATCCTCGCAGGAATTACGACCTTCCTTACCATGAGCTACATTATTTTTGTCAATCCCTCCATTTTGGCCGACGCCGGAATTCCGAAAGAAGCCGCTCTCGCAGCCACCATTTACGGCAGTGTTTTCTGTACGCTGTTAATGGCTCTTTGGGCAAACTTTCCGGTAGCTGTAGCACCAGGCATGGGATTGAATGCATTTTTCACATATACGGTCGTGCTGGGTGCCGGTTTAACATGGCAGACAGCGCTTGGTGCCGTGTTCATTTCCGGAATGGTGTTTTTCTTGTTAACGATCACCGGTGTCCGGCAGAAAATTGTTGACGGAGTTCCTGCACTATTAAAATCATCGATAAGTGTCGGAATCGGATTGTTTATTGCCTTTATCGGACTGAAAAACTCTGGTATCGTAGTTTCCAATAAAGAAACCTTTGTGAGCTTAGGCCAGATTACTGAAACAGGCCCGCTGCTCGCACTGTTCGGACTTCTTGCGGCATCTTTTTTAATGGCGAAGAAAAAGAAGGGTGCTTTGCTGATCAGTATTTTGCTTACGACCGTTGTCGCTATGATTACAGGCTTTATTGACTATCCGCATGCTGCAAAAGATGTAGCCTCCTTTTCCCTTCCGAGCCTTTCTGATACCTTCCTGGCGATGGATCTGAAAGGTGCATTCGCTTATGGCATCCTATCGATTTTATTCTCTTTTACCATTGTTGAACTGTTCGATAACCTCGCAACATTAATCGGCCTTTCCAGCAAAGCCGGTCTGGCAGATGAAAACGGAAAAATAGAAAACCTGGACCGTGCCCTTCAGGCAGATGCCATTGGTACGATGGCCAGTGCAGCCATGGGCGGAACAGTCATGAATGCCTATGTTGAAAACGCCACGGGTATTTCAGAAGGCGGGCGTACCGGGCTTACAGCTTTAACTGCCGGAATTCTGTTCTTTTTGACGCTCCTCTTTGCCCCTTTGATTGCTTTTGTCCCATCAGTAGCCACAGCGCCCATCTTAATTTTGGTCGGTGCCCTGATGCTCAGTGAAATCAAAGCAATCAGCTTTAATGATTATACCGATGTAATACCTGCTTTTCTTACCATAATTCTCATGCCTTTAACCTTCAGTATCGCCCAGGGGCTGGCTTTCGGCTTCATCTCTTACACCATACTAAAACTAACGACCGGCAAGCATAAGGAATTACATTGGATGATGTACTTGATCAGTATTGCGTTTATTATCAACTTTATTTGGGGAAGCCATTAA
- a CDS encoding XdhC family protein — protein sequence MKENEFIHTIQNIFNTGNTAALATIVRTRGSTPRKAGSKMIVYQTGAITGTVGGGCGEGEVIEKALEVINTGLPVIHVVDLTSGLLYEDGGICGGIMDVFIEPLL from the coding sequence ATGAAAGAAAATGAATTTATTCACACCATACAAAACATCTTTAACACCGGCAATACTGCTGCATTAGCAACGATCGTCCGTACAAGAGGCTCGACCCCCAGAAAGGCCGGATCCAAAATGATTGTCTATCAAACAGGGGCCATTACGGGTACAGTCGGCGGAGGCTGCGGAGAAGGTGAAGTGATCGAAAAAGCACTGGAAGTGATCAACACAGGCCTTCCTGTCATCCATGTGGTAGATTTAACAAGCGGACTTCTTTACGAGGATGGAGGCATCTGCGGAGGAATCATGGATGTATTCATTGAACCGCTGCTATAA
- a CDS encoding XdhC family protein produces the protein MNKMELYEKLSTAITQKRRVSLLTITAAGRAEMVGKRMLFFSQDEFYPEAGLDMKLAFQLAEICFPFFLQQHTRSVTFESHDETVRVFHEAFAPPPHLIIAGAGHVAEPVAQMGKMLGFYTSVIDDRQEFARKERFPFSDNVCCQSFHSYFKSVPLNDSTYILLLTRGHQFDVLSLQQLLARNEKPAYIGMIGSRRRIAGVFEQLRADFPNETFANLYTPVGLDIGAETPEEIAVSIFAEILAVKKGKTGAPLSSTIRELAKIGFRKGKKDERK, from the coding sequence ATGAATAAAATGGAACTGTACGAAAAACTCTCAACAGCCATCACACAGAAAAGACGTGTCTCTCTTCTAACAATTACTGCTGCCGGCCGAGCCGAAATGGTCGGTAAGCGCATGCTTTTCTTTTCACAGGATGAATTCTATCCCGAAGCAGGTCTTGACATGAAACTCGCCTTTCAGCTCGCTGAGATCTGCTTCCCCTTTTTCCTCCAACAACATACGCGATCCGTAACATTTGAGAGTCATGATGAAACCGTCAGGGTGTTTCATGAAGCATTTGCCCCGCCACCGCATTTAATCATCGCCGGTGCTGGACATGTCGCAGAGCCCGTTGCACAAATGGGCAAGATGCTAGGTTTCTATACGTCAGTCATTGATGATCGGCAAGAATTTGCCCGCAAAGAACGTTTTCCATTTTCTGATAACGTTTGCTGCCAATCCTTCCATTCGTATTTCAAGTCTGTTCCTCTCAATGACTCCACCTATATTCTCCTGCTAACGAGAGGGCATCAATTCGACGTACTCAGTCTGCAGCAGCTGCTAGCCAGAAACGAAAAACCAGCGTATATTGGCATGATTGGAAGCAGACGGAGAATCGCAGGAGTCTTTGAACAGCTTCGTGCTGATTTTCCAAATGAAACCTTTGCCAATCTATATACACCTGTCGGGCTGGATATTGGAGCGGAGACACCGGAAGAAATCGCCGTCAGTATTTTTGCAGAGATCCTTGCCGTAAAAAAAGGCAAAACCGGTGCTCCACTCAGCTCTACAATCCGTGAACTGGCGAAAATAGGTTTTAGAAAGGGCAAAAAAGATGAAAGAAAATGA
- a CDS encoding xanthine dehydrogenase family protein molybdopterin-binding subunit, whose product MENSHYKYVGKRIPRIDGPEKVTGELKYMTDYHFENMVWGKVLRSSFPYARIKHIDISKAKEFPGVIAVLTHKDIPGFNGFGIVVPDQPVLASDVVRCTGDAVALVAAETLEIAEHALSLIHVDYEPLSPVTDADFAMTDSAPLLHEGGNIHSHVTIKNGDTEKAFAEADIILENTFYSPRQMHAFIETEGGWGVVEPDGMLTIRCPGQYAYRDRLQIARALALNPARIRVVSNPIGGAFGGKDEITVQIYLALLALHTGGRPVKIHLNREESVIAGIKRHPFKVQMKTAAKSDGTVIANQVRAVADTGAYASLGGAVIALAIEHCCGPYKVPNVDLEGFCVYTNNGISGAFRGFGVNQVCAAIETHMDMLAEKLDLDPIELRKKNVYQKGDTSSIGHVLKTSVGTLQTLETAENCELWKNRNLHKQNITEPWKKRGIGIATSFHAVGMGIGLPDYGAATLELMPDGTFKVGVGCEDIGGGNSTVYAQVAAELLNCDIKNISVVQGDTAETIDSGTVTASRSTYTGGKAIAAAAPNMIRLLTEAAAEFKNVLPENVLIGENEMYVLEEDNEHIVSYRDIYHYLYEKHRPVKVEGHYMLPKEKEEIKGSGGAPHHLYGYLTHVVLVEVDTLTGETDVLRVVSIPDAGKVLNPQGLEGQAEGGAVMGIGYTLYEDVLMEAGYHKTTNFTNYILPTIRETPFIETIPVESAEETGPFGAKGIGEVVMIPIIAAITNAIYDAAGIRIQHLPATPERIFTALKEKQTTTPREIRNE is encoded by the coding sequence ATGGAAAACAGTCATTATAAGTACGTGGGAAAGCGGATTCCCAGGATAGACGGCCCTGAAAAGGTGACAGGCGAACTGAAGTATATGACGGATTATCATTTTGAGAATATGGTCTGGGGAAAAGTACTCCGCTCATCTTTTCCTTACGCACGCATCAAACATATCGATATTTCAAAAGCCAAAGAATTTCCAGGCGTTATTGCGGTCTTAACGCATAAAGATATTCCCGGATTTAACGGTTTTGGCATCGTCGTTCCTGACCAGCCCGTCCTCGCAAGCGATGTGGTCCGGTGTACAGGGGATGCCGTCGCGCTCGTCGCGGCGGAAACTCTGGAGATTGCTGAACACGCCCTTTCGCTGATCCATGTTGATTACGAACCCCTCTCCCCTGTTACCGATGCTGATTTTGCGATGACAGACAGCGCGCCCTTGCTCCACGAGGGCGGGAATATCCATAGCCACGTAACGATAAAAAACGGAGACACAGAAAAGGCCTTTGCAGAAGCAGATATTATTCTTGAAAACACCTTCTATTCCCCGCGCCAGATGCATGCCTTTATTGAAACAGAAGGCGGCTGGGGTGTTGTGGAGCCGGACGGGATGCTCACGATCCGCTGTCCGGGGCAATACGCCTATAGAGACCGTCTTCAGATTGCCCGCGCCCTGGCATTGAACCCGGCAAGAATTCGTGTGGTCTCTAATCCGATTGGCGGGGCGTTTGGTGGAAAAGACGAGATTACGGTTCAGATCTATTTGGCCCTCCTTGCGCTTCATACGGGAGGACGCCCGGTAAAAATACATTTAAACCGGGAAGAATCCGTTATTGCAGGCATTAAACGCCATCCCTTTAAAGTTCAGATGAAGACCGCCGCCAAAAGTGACGGAACGGTTATTGCCAACCAGGTTCGTGCGGTAGCCGACACGGGGGCATATGCTTCATTGGGCGGTGCCGTCATCGCACTGGCCATTGAACATTGCTGCGGCCCTTATAAGGTTCCCAATGTTGATCTCGAAGGATTTTGTGTTTATACCAATAATGGCATTTCAGGGGCGTTCAGAGGCTTTGGGGTCAATCAAGTATGTGCTGCCATCGAAACACACATGGACATGCTTGCTGAGAAGCTCGATCTTGATCCCATTGAACTTCGTAAAAAGAACGTCTATCAAAAAGGCGATACATCGAGTATAGGGCATGTACTGAAAACAAGCGTCGGTACACTCCAAACACTGGAGACTGCGGAAAATTGCGAGCTCTGGAAGAATCGTAATCTCCATAAACAGAACATCACCGAACCTTGGAAAAAACGCGGAATCGGAATAGCCACCTCCTTTCATGCAGTCGGCATGGGAATCGGCCTCCCGGATTATGGAGCGGCTACCCTCGAGCTGATGCCTGATGGAACCTTTAAAGTCGGGGTCGGATGCGAGGATATTGGAGGAGGGAACAGTACCGTCTATGCGCAGGTTGCAGCAGAGCTGTTAAATTGTGACATTAAAAACATCTCAGTCGTCCAGGGAGACACCGCAGAAACCATCGACAGCGGAACGGTGACCGCATCCCGTTCTACCTACACTGGCGGTAAAGCAATTGCCGCAGCCGCTCCCAATATGATCCGCCTTTTAACAGAAGCCGCAGCAGAGTTTAAAAATGTCTTGCCTGAAAATGTGCTGATCGGCGAAAACGAAATGTATGTTTTGGAAGAGGACAATGAGCACATTGTTTCCTACAGGGACATATACCATTATCTCTATGAAAAGCACCGGCCTGTAAAAGTGGAAGGCCATTATATGCTTCCAAAAGAAAAGGAAGAGATCAAAGGCTCGGGCGGAGCACCTCACCATCTGTATGGCTATTTAACGCACGTCGTTCTTGTGGAAGTGGATACCTTGACGGGAGAAACAGACGTGCTCCGGGTTGTTTCTATTCCCGATGCCGGCAAAGTTCTGAATCCTCAGGGGCTTGAGGGACAGGCAGAAGGCGGAGCCGTTATGGGAATCGGTTATACCTTGTATGAAGACGTTCTCATGGAAGCGGGGTATCACAAGACCACGAATTTCACGAATTACATCCTTCCTACGATCCGGGAAACACCGTTCATTGAAACAATTCCAGTCGAAAGTGCAGAAGAAACCGGCCCTTTTGGAGCGAAAGGAATCGGTGAAGTGGTGATGATTCCGATTATTGCGGCCATTACAAACGCAATCTATGATGCTGCCGGAATCCGGATTCAGCATCTCCCTGCTACTCCCGAACGAATTTTCACAGCACTTAAAGAGAAACAAACCACAACTCCGCGGGAAATAAGAAATGAATAA
- a CDS encoding FAD binding domain-containing protein: MFVSEIDMLSPRSLKECLYILENEKASLRLLAGGTDAVVRMKEGKWRPDCWVSLKHVEELRFITIQKDEIQIGPMTTHSEIIASPLLQAHADVLVQACQEIGAAQMQNMGTLGGNIATASPAGDTIPALYALGAVIELTSLSGKREMDVEDFFIGPGKTAANPNEIITKIAFNVRDKNDIGIFQKLGPRKAQSISIVNVAVTLSMKEGTNQCTGGRIAFGSAGPTAIRARKCEALLTLGALTNEMIANIGKVAWKEVMPISDIRASASYRRDMASALLERGLYRLMKRWAEDGKQSL, translated from the coding sequence ATGTTTGTATCAGAGATTGATATGCTGTCACCACGCTCTTTAAAGGAATGTCTTTATATCCTGGAGAACGAAAAAGCAAGCCTTCGCCTTTTAGCCGGGGGAACAGACGCCGTCGTCCGCATGAAGGAAGGAAAGTGGCGTCCGGATTGCTGGGTAAGCCTTAAACATGTTGAAGAACTCCGTTTTATTACGATACAGAAGGATGAGATTCAGATCGGACCTATGACGACTCATTCTGAAATCATCGCTTCCCCTCTCCTGCAGGCACATGCCGATGTTCTTGTACAGGCCTGTCAGGAAATCGGAGCAGCACAGATGCAGAACATGGGGACCCTCGGAGGAAATATTGCGACAGCCTCCCCTGCGGGTGATACGATTCCTGCTTTATATGCACTTGGAGCGGTTATTGAGCTTACTTCATTATCCGGAAAACGAGAGATGGATGTGGAGGACTTCTTTATCGGTCCAGGAAAAACCGCAGCTAATCCTAATGAAATCATCACTAAAATTGCGTTCAATGTCCGAGATAAAAATGACATCGGTATCTTTCAAAAGCTCGGTCCGCGGAAGGCTCAATCGATCTCGATTGTCAATGTTGCGGTTACGCTTTCCATGAAGGAAGGAACAAACCAGTGTACTGGCGGCCGTATAGCTTTCGGTTCGGCTGGTCCAACAGCCATACGGGCGAGAAAGTGCGAGGCACTGCTGACACTCGGTGCACTGACGAATGAAATGATCGCCAACATTGGTAAAGTGGCCTGGAAGGAAGTCATGCCGATCTCTGACATCCGCGCTTCTGCTTCTTATCGCAGAGATATGGCTAGCGCACTTCTCGAACGCGGACTATATCGTTTAATGAAAAGGTGGGCAGAAGATGGAAAACAGTCATTATAA
- a CDS encoding nucleotidyltransferase family protein: protein MNSRMPSVSAILLAAGRSSRMGTLKALLPWRETSLVRYQTETLLNAGIDDIAVILGYKASELSKELSSYNVKTVINKAYESGKCSSIKAGMAGLSPSSTGVVIAAVDQPLSLNVIRQLYKFHGEQPVSIIIPAFNGKRGHPLLIPEQFYPELCSISEQTQGLRHFLSNRQNEIATVEINEPSILLNLNEQADYQSACWEDS, encoded by the coding sequence GTGAACTCTAGGATGCCTTCCGTCTCGGCCATCCTGCTCGCCGCCGGCCGCTCATCCAGAATGGGTACATTAAAAGCTCTGCTTCCATGGAGAGAGACCTCACTCGTTCGCTACCAAACCGAAACATTGTTAAACGCCGGAATAGACGACATTGCAGTCATACTGGGGTATAAGGCTTCAGAGCTGTCAAAGGAACTCAGCTCTTACAACGTAAAAACAGTCATAAACAAAGCCTATGAATCTGGGAAATGCTCGTCCATCAAAGCAGGAATGGCAGGTTTAAGCCCCTCTTCTACAGGCGTAGTCATTGCTGCGGTGGATCAGCCGCTCTCGCTGAACGTCATCAGGCAGCTGTACAAGTTTCACGGTGAACAGCCTGTCTCAATCATTATCCCTGCCTTTAATGGAAAACGCGGACATCCCCTGCTTATACCAGAGCAATTTTATCCAGAGCTTTGCAGCATCAGCGAACAAACACAGGGACTCCGCCATTTCCTCAGCAACCGTCAGAACGAAATTGCGACTGTGGAAATCAATGAACCAAGTATTCTTTTAAACTTAAATGAGCAAGCCGACTACCAATCAGCCTGTTGGGAGGATTCGTAA
- a CDS encoding (2Fe-2S)-binding protein codes for MKTIDFCVNGKDVSVTCSPTKILLDVLREDAGLTGSKECCGKGECGSCTVLLNDVPVCSCLVLAGQVQGERVVTVEGIGTKGNMDSVQQAFVDEGATQCGYCTPGLIVASRAYLTSIGHVPGLDEIKRALGGNLCRCTGYTKILKAVQTAASRQFSAREL; via the coding sequence TTGAAGACCATTGATTTTTGCGTAAATGGAAAGGACGTTTCGGTAACATGCAGTCCGACAAAGATTTTACTCGATGTGCTGCGGGAAGATGCGGGACTAACAGGCAGCAAAGAATGCTGTGGAAAAGGAGAATGCGGTTCCTGTACGGTTCTGCTGAACGATGTACCCGTCTGTTCATGTTTAGTGCTTGCAGGACAAGTTCAAGGAGAACGGGTGGTCACGGTAGAAGGAATCGGAACGAAAGGAAATATGGATTCCGTACAGCAAGCGTTTGTTGATGAAGGGGCGACCCAGTGCGGATATTGTACACCGGGACTGATTGTGGCTTCACGAGCTTATTTAACTTCTATCGGCCATGTTCCGGGGCTCGATGAAATTAAACGGGCACTTGGCGGAAATCTTTGCAGGTGTACAGGCTATACAAAAATACTTAAAGCAGTACAGACAGCGGCCTCCCGGCAGTTTTCAGCACGTGAACTCTAG
- a CDS encoding nucleobase:cation symporter-2 family protein has product MAALKNWKVGVLGLQHVLAMYAGAVIVPLIVGPAIGMNAQQLAYLISIDLFTCGIATLLQVIGGKHFGIKLPVILGCTFTAVAPMIAIGKLEGITAIYGAIIASGLVVMVLSQFVGKILKFFPPIVTGSVVLIIGVSLIPVAMNNAAGGLGSKGFGSLENLSLASFTFVLIILINRFSKGYVRAISVLLSLIAGTVLASFMGLVDVTPVKDASWFHLVQPFYFGVPEFHFSAILTMSIVAIVSMIESTGVFLALSDICERNLKPEDIKKGLRAEGLAVMIGGVFNSFPYTSFSQNVGLVALTKVKTRNVVMAAGGLLLILGLLPKIAALTTIIPTAVLGGAMVPMFGMVIASGVKMLSQADFSNNENLLIVACSVGIGLGTAVVPMVFSQLPDSVRLLVENGIVIGSLTAILLNLVFNFKSMNIDEQERMEQLKSDASAEAL; this is encoded by the coding sequence ATGGCAGCACTCAAAAATTGGAAGGTTGGAGTACTCGGGTTACAGCATGTTCTGGCCATGTACGCAGGAGCGGTTATCGTACCGCTGATTGTAGGGCCGGCGATCGGTATGAACGCCCAGCAGCTGGCATATCTCATTTCCATTGATCTGTTTACTTGCGGAATTGCCACACTTCTGCAGGTCATTGGAGGAAAGCATTTCGGCATCAAGCTCCCAGTCATTCTCGGCTGTACGTTCACGGCGGTAGCCCCAATGATCGCGATTGGAAAGCTGGAGGGGATCACCGCCATTTACGGTGCAATTATCGCTTCGGGGCTTGTCGTCATGGTGCTCTCACAGTTTGTGGGAAAGATCCTGAAATTTTTTCCGCCGATTGTTACCGGCTCGGTCGTACTCATCATCGGGGTATCGCTCATACCGGTGGCGATGAATAATGCAGCGGGCGGGCTCGGTTCGAAAGGATTCGGCAGCCTTGAAAATTTATCGCTCGCCAGTTTTACGTTTGTGCTCATCATTCTGATCAACCGGTTCTCCAAAGGATATGTACGGGCCATTTCTGTTCTTTTATCGCTGATCGCCGGAACAGTACTTGCTTCTTTTATGGGGCTCGTAGATGTTACACCGGTTAAGGATGCTTCTTGGTTCCATCTTGTACAGCCGTTTTATTTTGGCGTTCCGGAATTTCATTTTTCTGCCATCCTCACGATGAGCATCGTTGCGATTGTAAGCATGATTGAATCTACTGGTGTCTTCCTTGCTTTGAGTGACATTTGCGAAAGAAACCTTAAGCCGGAAGATATTAAAAAAGGCCTTCGTGCTGAAGGACTTGCAGTTATGATCGGAGGCGTTTTTAATTCCTTTCCGTATACGTCCTTCTCTCAAAATGTAGGTCTCGTGGCTTTAACCAAAGTAAAAACGAGAAATGTAGTCATGGCTGCAGGAGGGCTGCTGCTCATTCTCGGTCTTCTTCCAAAGATAGCGGCGCTGACGACAATCATTCCAACGGCTGTTCTGGGAGGTGCGATGGTTCCGATGTTTGGGATGGTCATTGCGTCTGGCGTAAAGATGCTCTCTCAGGCTGATTTTTCAAACAATGAAAATTTGCTGATCGTCGCCTGTTCCGTTGGGATCGGGCTTGGTACAGCGGTCGTTCCCATGGTGTTCAGCCAGCTGCCGGACAGTGTCAGGCTGCTCGTTGAAAACGGAATTGTAATCGGAAGTTTGACAGCAATTTTGCTCAATCTAGTATTTAATTTTAAGTCTATGAATATAGATGAGCAGGAAAGGATGGAGCAGCTGAAATCGGATGCTTCTGCAGAGGCTTTATAG
- a CDS encoding dihydroorotase encodes MDLILKNAMIPQGDRTVITNILVHEGKITGFCSDIHFLNADKVIDMEGRLVVPGCIDPHTHFMDPGFTHRETFATGSRSAAAGGLTTIIDMPCCSKPSVRDGESFQKKIAPIRGQAYIDYCFWGGMTGEDARNGWIDNIYPQMDEGVVAFKVYMTPSVPTFPKVSDGEMLEIFQKVAKTGMPIGVHAENYDICTFYTEKLKKEGREDGPAWAEARMALAEKVAIELIISYAEATDARVHVVHMSTKEGVKLVREAKKRGVKVTAETCPHYLMLNAQDSMSERGTFAKIAPPLRGKEDNRSHWQALADGTIDFVGTDHAPYEIATEKAAADSSIWNSFPGIPGVETMVPILVSEGLNKGRLSLSRFVEVTSKNAAIHYGIYPKKGAMEIGSDADFTVIDLDCEWEIDEKQTESMAKYNPLHGIKLKGRPVQTIVRGNMVYNYEAGGIVGEAGYGEYVKRQSIQRLDRTLKYENYEGAIKTTAPKSGRQQLEKSK; translated from the coding sequence ATGGACTTGATTTTAAAAAATGCAATGATTCCACAAGGAGACCGTACAGTCATCACCAACATCCTCGTGCATGAAGGAAAGATAACAGGTTTTTGCAGTGATATTCATTTTTTAAATGCGGACAAGGTGATCGACATGGAAGGAAGGCTTGTCGTCCCTGGGTGTATTGATCCGCATACACATTTTATGGATCCAGGCTTTACACACCGCGAAACATTCGCTACTGGATCAAGATCGGCAGCAGCAGGCGGGCTGACAACGATCATTGACATGCCTTGCTGTTCCAAGCCTTCTGTTCGGGACGGTGAAAGTTTTCAGAAGAAAATTGCCCCGATACGGGGACAGGCTTATATCGATTATTGCTTCTGGGGCGGCATGACCGGAGAAGACGCGAGGAACGGATGGATTGATAATATTTATCCGCAGATGGACGAAGGGGTGGTGGCTTTCAAGGTTTACATGACGCCATCAGTACCAACGTTCCCGAAAGTATCGGATGGCGAGATGCTGGAGATCTTCCAAAAGGTCGCAAAAACCGGCATGCCGATAGGTGTTCATGCTGAAAACTACGATATTTGCACGTTTTATACCGAGAAGTTGAAGAAGGAGGGGCGCGAAGATGGTCCGGCTTGGGCTGAGGCACGGATGGCGCTCGCTGAAAAAGTGGCGATCGAGCTGATCATCAGCTATGCAGAAGCAACAGATGCACGGGTGCACGTCGTTCATATGAGTACGAAAGAAGGCGTAAAACTTGTCCGGGAAGCCAAAAAACGGGGAGTTAAAGTAACCGCTGAAACGTGTCCGCATTACTTGATGCTTAACGCCCAGGATTCCATGAGTGAGAGAGGGACGTTCGCTAAGATCGCTCCGCCGCTTCGGGGCAAAGAAGATAACCGGTCACACTGGCAGGCACTTGCAGATGGAACGATTGATTTTGTAGGGACCGATCACGCGCCATATGAGATTGCGACGGAAAAAGCAGCCGCAGACTCATCGATCTGGAACAGTTTCCCGGGCATTCCGGGAGTGGAAACAATGGTGCCTATTCTCGTCAGTGAAGGTTTGAACAAAGGACGCTTATCATTGTCCCGCTTTGTGGAAGTAACGAGTAAGAATGCAGCGATCCATTATGGCATCTATCCGAAAAAAGGTGCAATGGAAATCGGCAGTGATGCGGATTTTACGGTTATTGATCTTGATTGCGAGTGGGAGATCGATGAGAAGCAGACAGAATCCATGGCAAAATATAACCCGCTGCATGGCATCAAGCTTAAAGGCCGGCCGGTGCAGACGATTGTCAGAGGTAACATGGTCTATAACTATGAAGCCGGCGGGATTGTAGGTGAAGCCGGATATGGCGAGTACGTCAAACGGCAAAGCATCCAGCGCCTTGACCGGACTTTGAAGTATGAAAACTATGAAGGAGCGATTAAAACAACAGCACCTAAATCCGGCCGCCAGCAGCTTGAAAAAAGCAAGTAA
- a CDS encoding cysteine hydrolase family protein: protein MELRGKKHVVVVIDMLNDFIGEKAALRCENGEKIVPSIKELVDFCHEESIQVVFVQEAHRKNDRDFRVRPVHAIKGTWGSQFIPELQPDESKGDYIVQKRRHSAFSYTDFDLFCREEEIDTVVLTGVWTNVCVRSTGSDALYHGYNVICLSDSTASKDDSMHESGLRDIDLFGDIMSTKEYMEAARKKFSKNSQVV, encoded by the coding sequence ATGGAACTGAGAGGAAAGAAGCACGTAGTCGTTGTGATTGATATGCTGAATGACTTTATCGGAGAAAAAGCGGCGCTCCGCTGCGAAAACGGCGAAAAGATCGTTCCCTCCATCAAAGAGCTCGTTGATTTTTGCCATGAGGAAAGTATTCAGGTCGTTTTTGTACAGGAAGCTCACCGGAAAAACGACCGGGACTTCCGGGTCCGTCCGGTCCATGCCATCAAAGGGACATGGGGTTCTCAGTTTATTCCAGAACTGCAGCCCGATGAGAGCAAAGGAGATTATATCGTCCAAAAAAGGAGGCACAGTGCATTCAGCTATACCGATTTTGACCTGTTCTGCCGGGAAGAAGAGATCGATACGGTCGTCCTGACGGGTGTTTGGACCAATGTATGTGTAAGAAGCACTGGTTCTGATGCGCTGTACCATGGCTACAATGTGATCTGCCTGTCTGACTCCACGGCTTCAAAAGATGATTCCATGCACGAATCCGGGCTTCGGGACATCGATCTTTTTGGCGACATCATGTCAACAAAGGAATATATGGAAGCGGCCAGGAAAAAGTTTTCAAAAAATAGCCAGGTTGTTTAA